The following are from one region of the Capsicum annuum cultivar UCD-10X-F1 chromosome 1, UCD10Xv1.1, whole genome shotgun sequence genome:
- the LOC107843860 gene encoding probable xyloglucan endotransglucosylase/hydrolase protein 30: MDFIRMKICLSVLLFLNVWFCTAFDVSTIPFNKGFSHLFGDANILHATDDNSLQLHLNQNTGSGFKSSDLYNHGLFSAKIKLPSDYTAGIVVAFYTTNQDVFKKTHDELDFEFLGNIKGKAWRFQTNMYGNGSTHRGREERYTLWFDPSKEFHRYTILWTNKNIIFYIDDVPIREIVRNDTMGGDYPSKPMGLYATIWDASDWATSGGKYKTNYKYAPFIAEFTDLVLNGCAMDPLEQVVNPNNCDEKDVELQKAVFSRITPRQRMAMKRFRAKYMYYSYCYDSLRYSVPPTECEIDPVEQRRFKETGRLKFNKHHGHGHRHPKIRSTSQVLDARISENEDED; the protein is encoded by the exons atggatttCATCAGAATGAAAATATGTCTGTCTGTCTTGTTGTTTCTAAATGTCTGGTTTTGTACAGCCTTTGATGTCTCCACAATTCCTTTTAACAAAGGATTTAGCCATCTCTTTGGTGATGCAAATATTCTTCATGCTACTGATGATAACAGCCTTCAACTTCATCTCAACCAAAACACAG GTTCAGGGTTCAAGTCATCTGACCTCTACAACCATGGTTTATTCAGTGCTAAAATAAAATTGCCGTCAGATTACACTGCAGGAATCGTTGTTGCCTTCTAT ACAACGAACCAAGATGTATTTAAGAAGACACATGATGaattggattttgaatttttgggaaatataaaaggaaaagcaTGGAGATTTCAGACAAACATGTATGGAAATGGAAGCACACAtagaggaagagaagaaagaTATACTCTTTGGTTCGACCCTTCTAAAGAGTTTCATCGTTATACCATCTTGTGGACCAACAAAAACATCAT ATTTTATATAGATGATGTTCCAATTAGAGAAATTGTACGTAACGATACAATGGGAGGAGACTACCCATCAAAGCCAATGGGCCTATATGCAACCATTTGGGATGCTTCAGATTGGGCTACTTCAGGTggaaaatacaaaacaaattaCAAATATGCACCATTTATAGCTGAATTTACTGATttagtacttaatggatgtgcaaTGGACCCATTGGAACAAGTTGTAAACCCTAATAATTGTGATGAGAAAGATGTTGAACTCCAAAAGGCTGTTTTTTCAAGGATAACACCAAGACAAAGAATGGCCATGAAAAGATTCAGGGCCAAGTATATGTATTACTCTTACTGTTACGATTCTTTGAGGTATTCAGTGCCACCAACTGAGTGCGAGATAGATCCAGTTGAACAACGGCGATTTAAAGAGACCGGGAGATTGAAGTTTAACAAGCACCACGGACACGGTCATCGCCATCCGAAGATCAGATCAACAAGTCAAGTACTTGATGCTAGGATTTCTGAAAATGAAGATGAAGATTGA
- the LOC124898700 gene encoding uncharacterized protein LOC124898700: MCVVSNRHENIIKNVSVVYLNVPHLACIWHLWKNVCTNFRKSKDKLSDIYYAMSKAYCKDEFDFFWNQVRKIDKRVKSYFEDAGFEKWARMYASVNRGRMMTSNIAECINGKLKLARELPIIEFLEQVSASSTYVYSVYNDGRKYIVCLDKRTCSCGRFQLDEITCEHVIAVLKSKHVVDMKPYCSKFYYPETLRKTYEESMFSMTDKKDWIVPHKVMNEVVLPSKYKRQP, encoded by the exons ATGTGTGTTGTATCCAACCgtcatgaaaacataataaagaaTGTGAGTGTTGTATATCTGAATGTGCCGCATCTCGCATGCATTTGGCACTTGTGGAAGAATGTTTGCACAAACTTCAGGAAGAGTAAAGATAAACTTAGCGATATTTACTATGCTATGTCCAAGGCTTACTGCAAAGatgagtttgattttttttggaatcAAGTTAGGAAGATTGATAAGAGGGTAAAGTCTTATTTTGAGGATGCTGGATTTGAAAAGTGGGCACGCATGTATGCATCTGTTAATCGCGGTAgaatgatgacttcaaatatagCGGAGTGCATAAATGGTAAATTAAAGCTAGCACGTGAGTTACCGATAATAGAATTTTTGGAGCAG GTTAGTGCGTCATCAACATATGTATATTCTGTTTATAATGACGGGAGGAAGTATATAGTATGTCTTGATAAGAGGACTTGCTCTTGTGGTAGATTTCAATTGGATGAGATAACATGTGAACACGTGATTGCAGTACTAAAAAGCAAGCATGTAGTTGATATGAAGCCTTATTGTTCAAAGTTTTATTATCCTGAAACATTAAGGAAGACGTATGAAGAATCTATGTTTTCAATGACCGATAAGAAGGACTGGATTGTGCCACATAAAGTTATGAACGAAGTTGTGCTACCATCAAAATACAAACGTCAACCCTAA